In Nitrospirota bacterium, the DNA window TCCACGCGGTCGTCTCGGATCGAACGGCTCCGCCGGTTCCCTTTGACCACCAACTCTCGCGCTCGTCGAACCCGGTCCTTTCTGTTTGCGTGTCCACGTGGAATCGCGTCGATTCAATCCGAAGACTCCTCGATAGCGTCCGACTCCATACACACGTGCCTTTCGAAATTCTCGTGGTCGACAACGGCAGCACGGATGGCACCCTCCCGTACCTGGCCTCGATGCGGAATGGGTTTCCGGAGTTGGGCGTGATTCTGTCACGCGGGCATCGATCGACCCTCGATGCGTACCGGCTGGCGTTCGGCCTCGTGCGCGGTTCCATCATCGGGGCCTTGGCGGACGACACCGAGGTCACGCCCGGCTGGGCGGAAGCGCTCGTCGCTGCGCTTCAATCGGATTCTCGAATCGGGACGGCCTTCCCGCTTGTATTGGAATCGGACGGTGCAGTGGACCGGCTCGGCTCGTGTGTCCCCTATTCGAGCCGGAAACACCCGTGGGTCGGAAAACACGGCCCGCTGCCATACCGTCAAGGCGTGCCCCCGGATCAGGCGAATCTTCCAGGAGGCCCATTCGATTCCGAAGGCGGGGCCTATCCGTTCCTGCGGAGAAACGTGCTTGCCCGATTGAACATCTTCGATCCGCGGTACGTTCATGTGTGGGACAACGATCTCGCCCTTGAATCCCGTTCGAAA includes these proteins:
- a CDS encoding glycosyltransferase, producing MVYPDAAMAAVEMQALHDAHMEAVYRSAGDPREWARAMEQLGRESANRQGEGGSRLTPLERLYLYCHLEISTDPVRAASLQPVLRKYLDAWPDDFFLLYAETELSNLLGVDSPHRDRLVHAVVSDRTAPPVPFDHQLSRSSNPVLSVCVSTWNRVDSIRRLLDSVRLHTHVPFEILVVDNGSTDGTLPYLASMRNGFPELGVILSRGHRSTLDAYRLAFGLVRGSIIGALADDTEVTPGWAEALVAALQSDSRIGTAFPLVLESDGAVDRLGSCVPYSSRKHPWVGKHGPLPYRQGVPPDQANLPGGPFDSEGGAYPFLRRNVLARLNIFDPRYVHVWDNDLALESRSKGLRNVTCPGSRIIDHRVIHEGPRVDGAEVGGSFGLKLFHDPDSALAALRAPDSIVMRYFRDDLLLQCKWWAFRIRPCNRQASIEVKPL